A section of the Bacillus pumilus genome encodes:
- a CDS encoding RluA family pseudouridine synthase: protein MIIKGHTLSLKVDEQYHHTSLSHFLKTAVSASKPIIHFWMEHQKVRLNQKPAHHAAKVSQGDQIIIDLFETEESDVTPEYGELEVLFEDEHLLIVQKPAGRPTHPNEQGQTGTLANLVAFHFQANGEEKRVRHIHRLDQDTSGTVIFAKHRLAHAALDQMLSKKTIKRTYIAIAEGLFKKKKGTIDAAIGRDKHHAVRRRISPTGQKAVTHFQVMDMNKRLQLTAVKLQLETGRTHQIRVHLSSLGHPLAGDTLYDGVREYINRCALHAKQVDMKHPFTGEHLIIEAPLPPDMDQLMSQIIH from the coding sequence ATGATTATAAAAGGACACACGCTCTCACTAAAAGTAGACGAGCAGTATCATCACACTTCACTCAGTCATTTTTTAAAGACAGCCGTATCTGCATCAAAACCGATTATTCATTTTTGGATGGAGCATCAAAAGGTTCGTTTAAATCAAAAGCCTGCCCATCACGCGGCTAAAGTCAGTCAAGGCGATCAGATCATCATTGATTTATTTGAAACAGAAGAAAGTGATGTGACACCGGAATACGGTGAATTAGAAGTACTCTTCGAAGACGAGCATTTATTAATTGTACAAAAACCTGCCGGACGACCAACTCATCCGAATGAACAAGGACAAACTGGCACACTGGCAAATCTTGTGGCATTTCATTTCCAAGCAAATGGAGAAGAAAAGCGGGTAAGACATATCCACAGGCTAGATCAAGACACAAGCGGAACCGTCATTTTTGCAAAGCATAGATTAGCTCATGCGGCTCTTGATCAAATGCTTTCTAAAAAAACAATTAAACGCACATATATCGCCATAGCAGAGGGACTTTTCAAAAAGAAGAAAGGCACCATCGATGCAGCGATCGGTCGTGACAAACACCACGCAGTGAGACGAAGAATTTCTCCTACAGGGCAAAAAGCTGTGACTCATTTTCAGGTCATGGACATGAATAAACGTCTGCAACTAACAGCGGTTAAACTACAACTAGAGACGGGTAGAACGCATCAAATTCGTGTCCACCTTAGCAGTCTCGGGCACCCACTAGCTGGAGATACGTTATATGACGGAGTTCGTGAATACATCAACAGGTGTGCTCTTCACGCCAAGCAAGTTGACATGAAACATCCTTTTACAGGTGAGCATCTGATCATAGAAGCTCCTTTACCACCTGATATGGACCAACTCATGAGTCAAATCATCCATTAA
- a CDS encoding PucR family transcriptional regulator encodes MNVDVHFQVSDVLKTKHFAHAKVLAGEKGLFRQVKWIHVLEVPDVEDLLNGGELILTTAAGFHDQLDVFQAFLRQLIDSGAAGLCIEFVPLRFEVPKELLTYAEERDFPLILFTKEVKFVNITQHLHTMMIERQYQMMADLEALSSKLNELLLTPHPQMDILDQVYQHVRGILLLLPVQGEPIILCDSSKQTEELVMNYLQFASVPKGYEVTQKQVLALKQTFADLVLIHQADTLSEFELLVMDKGANALAQQTLRELYTEEIKKTKENEWLQKWFQEEHTEQEIIEHLEETEGVKKPTGCVVLLFQKHHEMEEIAGNLYFLVSCRSIFQRAGFHLIAYEHQGQTLFILLNTRKKEDWKARAEKAANDIKQLYNREQPRGTEINFGIGQYCEKFQHMRKSFQAAKEVLHLKKVMPQRVESPFYQDLHMLRLMPMMKESGLLECMVKEYLEPVIVYDNQNSGRLYQTLNIFLQTNGSKKETASQLYIVRQTLYHRLDKLHALLGEDMMQAPKRQALEFAILAYEFLQGNRR; translated from the coding sequence ATGAATGTAGATGTTCATTTCCAAGTGAGTGACGTGTTGAAAACGAAGCATTTTGCGCATGCAAAAGTGCTAGCAGGGGAAAAAGGATTGTTTCGGCAGGTCAAATGGATACATGTGTTAGAAGTGCCTGATGTAGAGGATTTGTTAAATGGAGGCGAGCTGATATTAACGACAGCCGCAGGCTTCCATGATCAACTGGATGTGTTTCAAGCGTTTTTACGTCAATTGATTGATTCAGGGGCGGCCGGCTTGTGTATTGAATTTGTTCCGCTAAGATTCGAAGTGCCGAAAGAATTACTGACTTATGCAGAAGAAAGGGATTTTCCACTTATTCTGTTTACAAAAGAAGTGAAGTTCGTCAACATCACACAGCACCTTCATACGATGATGATCGAGCGTCAGTATCAAATGATGGCTGATTTAGAAGCACTATCATCAAAGCTGAATGAGCTTTTACTGACCCCGCATCCGCAAATGGATATATTGGATCAAGTGTATCAGCACGTAAGGGGGATTCTTTTACTCCTTCCTGTTCAGGGCGAGCCGATTATTTTATGTGATTCTTCCAAACAAACGGAAGAATTGGTCATGAATTATTTGCAGTTTGCTTCCGTGCCAAAAGGATACGAAGTGACACAAAAACAAGTGCTTGCGCTCAAGCAAACATTTGCAGATCTTGTGCTCATTCATCAAGCAGACACGCTCTCAGAATTCGAACTGCTAGTCATGGATAAAGGAGCGAATGCTCTTGCCCAGCAAACATTAAGAGAACTTTATACAGAAGAGATAAAGAAGACAAAGGAAAATGAATGGCTGCAAAAATGGTTCCAAGAAGAGCATACAGAACAAGAGATCATAGAGCACCTTGAAGAAACAGAAGGTGTGAAAAAGCCAACTGGCTGTGTAGTCTTGCTCTTTCAAAAGCATCATGAAATGGAAGAAATCGCAGGGAACCTTTACTTTCTTGTCTCTTGCCGCTCCATTTTTCAGCGTGCTGGTTTCCATCTGATTGCATATGAGCATCAAGGTCAAACCTTGTTTATTTTATTAAACACGAGAAAAAAAGAGGACTGGAAAGCGCGTGCAGAAAAGGCTGCAAACGACATCAAACAATTGTATAACCGGGAGCAGCCCCGAGGAACCGAGATCAATTTTGGTATCGGTCAATATTGTGAAAAGTTTCAGCACATGAGAAAAAGCTTTCAAGCAGCCAAAGAAGTGCTGCATTTAAAAAAAGTGATGCCTCAGCGGGTGGAAAGTCCATTTTATCAAGATCTCCATATGCTCCGTCTCATGCCGATGATGAAGGAAAGCGGTCTGCTTGAATGTATGGTGAAAGAGTATTTAGAGCCCGTGATTGTATACGATAATCAAAACAGCGGAAGACTCTATCAAACGCTGAATATCTTTTTACAGACAAATGGTTCTAAAAAAGAAACCGCAAGCCAGCTTTATATTGTCAGACAAACCCTTTATCATAGACTGGATAAATTGCATGCCTTGCTTGGTGAGGATATGATGCAGGCGCCGAAACGACAGGCGCTTGAATTTGCGATCCTTGCTTATGAATTCCTACAAGGAAATCGACGTTAG
- a CDS encoding class D sortase translates to MKKWLALTVMTAGIVLLGWGIWQIASTHLQTAQSLDEAKKVVATDQGMSKKQFAPEIGKASGILTIPKLKADLPIVEGTDADDLAKGVGHYKDSYYPDQNGQIVLSGHRDTVFRRTGELDIGDQLKITVPYGEFIYEITHTKIVDQHDTSIITLQNEKEELILTTCYPFHFVGNAPERYIIYAKRVSE, encoded by the coding sequence ATGAAAAAGTGGCTTGCGCTGACTGTGATGACAGCCGGGATTGTGCTGCTCGGCTGGGGGATATGGCAAATCGCATCAACTCATCTTCAAACAGCCCAATCATTAGACGAAGCGAAGAAGGTCGTGGCGACCGATCAAGGGATGTCCAAGAAGCAGTTTGCTCCTGAAATAGGTAAAGCCTCTGGCATCCTGACGATTCCAAAATTAAAAGCAGACCTTCCGATTGTCGAAGGGACAGATGCGGATGACCTTGCAAAGGGAGTAGGACACTACAAAGACAGTTATTATCCGGATCAAAATGGACAGATTGTCCTTTCTGGTCACCGTGACACGGTGTTTCGCCGGACAGGCGAACTAGATATTGGAGATCAGCTGAAAATCACTGTGCCGTATGGTGAATTTATATATGAAATCACACATACGAAAATTGTTGATCAGCATGATACATCCATCATTACGTTGCAAAATGAAAAGGAAGAGCTGATATTAACGACATGCTATCCTTTTCATTTCGTCGGCAATGCGCCAGAGCGGTATATTATATATGCAAAAAGAGTGTCTGAATAA
- a CDS encoding bifunctional GNAT family N-acetyltransferase/carbon-nitrogen hydrolase family protein, translated as MAEKLDLTRFEKRMVIRNIREEDIDRIIALQEVCFPGMDPWKREHLESHLEHFPEGQFCAEFEGEIIGSCSSLLINFDEYDDRHTWQDITDDGYITNHNPDGMNMYGIEVMVSPEYRRMKIGHRLYEARKDLARRLNLKSIIIGGRIPNYHKYQEEMTPRQYVEQVMLHQIYDPVLSFQLLNEFSLMRINPNYLPDDKASSTYATLMEWNNVDYRPQSKRYYKSAFPVRICVIQYAMKQIHSFEEFMNQVEYYVDVASDASADFAVFPEIFTTQLMSYLEERSPSLAVQRITEYTEDYINLFTDLSVKYNINIIGGSHFVEEEGKIYNIAYLFRRDGTIEKQYKLHITPNERKWWGISAGDQVRVFDTDCGKIAIQICYDIEFPELARIAADKGAKIIFTPFCTEDRQGYLRVRYCAQARAVENQIYTVISGTVGNLPQTENMDVQYAQSAIFAPSDFEFARDGIVGECNPNIEMVVVGDVDLEILRRQRQDGTVRQLKDRRRDVYHIEYKK; from the coding sequence ATGGCAGAAAAACTAGACTTAACGCGTTTTGAAAAAAGAATGGTGATCCGTAATATTCGGGAAGAGGATATTGACCGAATCATTGCGTTGCAAGAGGTATGCTTTCCAGGCATGGACCCTTGGAAACGAGAACATCTTGAAAGCCATCTTGAGCATTTCCCAGAAGGACAGTTTTGTGCTGAATTCGAGGGAGAAATCATTGGCTCTTGTTCAAGTTTATTAATTAACTTTGACGAATACGATGATCGCCACACGTGGCAGGACATTACAGATGATGGGTACATTACAAACCATAATCCGGATGGAATGAATATGTACGGAATCGAAGTCATGGTGAGTCCTGAGTACCGACGAATGAAAATTGGACATCGTTTGTATGAAGCGAGAAAAGATTTAGCAAGAAGATTAAATTTAAAAAGCATCATCATTGGCGGACGCATTCCGAACTATCATAAATACCAAGAGGAAATGACGCCTCGCCAGTATGTGGAGCAGGTCATGCTTCATCAAATCTATGATCCTGTTTTATCTTTTCAGCTATTAAATGAATTTAGTCTTATGCGGATCAATCCGAATTACTTGCCAGATGATAAAGCATCGAGCACATATGCAACGTTAATGGAATGGAACAATGTCGATTATCGCCCGCAATCGAAAAGGTACTATAAATCGGCATTCCCTGTTCGAATTTGTGTGATTCAATATGCAATGAAACAAATTCATTCCTTTGAAGAATTTATGAATCAGGTCGAGTATTATGTAGATGTCGCATCAGATGCATCAGCTGACTTTGCCGTATTCCCAGAAATTTTCACGACGCAGCTCATGTCTTATTTAGAAGAGCGGTCACCAAGTCTTGCTGTGCAGCGAATTACGGAATATACAGAAGACTACATTAATTTGTTCACAGACCTTTCTGTGAAATATAACATTAATATCATCGGCGGTTCTCACTTCGTGGAAGAAGAAGGGAAAATCTATAATATTGCCTATTTATTTAGACGTGATGGAACGATTGAAAAGCAATATAAGCTTCATATCACGCCGAACGAAAGAAAATGGTGGGGGATTTCAGCTGGTGATCAAGTCAGGGTATTTGATACGGATTGCGGCAAAATTGCGATCCAAATTTGCTACGATATTGAATTTCCAGAGCTTGCAAGGATCGCAGCTGACAAAGGAGCAAAAATTATTTTCACTCCGTTTTGTACAGAAGACCGCCAAGGCTATTTAAGGGTACGTTACTGTGCACAGGCGAGAGCGGTTGAAAACCAGATTTATACCGTCATCTCTGGAACAGTTGGCAACCTTCCGCAAACCGAAAATATGGATGTTCAATATGCACAATCGGCTATTTTCGCCCCATCAGACTTTGAATTTGCAAGAGATGGGATTGTAGGAGAGTGTAACCCAAACATTGAGATGGTCGTCGTAGGTGATGTCGATTTAGAAATTTTAAGAAGACAAAGACAAGATGGGACTGTACGTCAGCTGAAAGACCGAAGAAGAGACGTGTACCATATTGAATATAAGAAATAA
- a CDS encoding DUF5365 family protein, with the protein MRLMKAATDLQEQAIEEISKDVEDLLSHAVNGQERDTRQKDRSLTFIDGVYNGTMDDAFRILSGLQLLHTIIVKPKRHLTKRDRELFERNREQVNACGFSFPFDLDDFASRHLQNA; encoded by the coding sequence GTGAGATTAATGAAAGCTGCTACAGACCTGCAAGAGCAGGCAATTGAAGAAATATCAAAGGATGTTGAAGATCTTCTTTCTCATGCTGTCAATGGACAGGAGCGGGATACGCGCCAGAAAGATCGCTCGCTTACCTTTATTGATGGCGTATATAACGGAACGATGGATGATGCTTTTCGTATTTTATCGGGACTTCAGCTATTACATACCATTATTGTAAAACCGAAACGTCATCTCACCAAACGAGATCGTGAGTTATTCGAGCGAAACCGTGAGCAGGTCAACGCCTGCGGCTTTTCTTTTCCTTTTGATCTAGACGATTTTGCTAGCCGTCACCTTCAAAATGCGTAA
- a CDS encoding HAD family hydrolase produces the protein MVKAIIFDFDGLILDTETHEYEVLQEMFAEHESDLPLSVWGKVIGTQAGFKPFEYLEKQLGKTLDHETLTADRRSRFQQRMKDESARPGVEAYLEAAKELGIKIGLASSSDYKWVSDHLKQIGLFDYFECIRTSDDVEEVKPNPELYLQTARCLGVEPKDCVAFEDSVNGSVAAKRAGMKCVIVPNKVTSTLQFEEYDVRLESMAEIELLQLFHQLEKEDQ, from the coding sequence TTGGTAAAGGCGATTATATTTGATTTCGACGGATTAATTTTAGATACAGAAACACATGAATATGAGGTTTTACAAGAAATGTTTGCGGAGCATGAATCAGATCTGCCTCTTTCTGTATGGGGCAAGGTCATTGGCACGCAGGCAGGCTTTAAGCCATTTGAATATTTGGAAAAGCAGCTAGGGAAGACGCTGGATCATGAGACACTCACAGCAGATCGGCGTTCTCGTTTTCAACAAAGAATGAAGGACGAATCAGCAAGACCTGGTGTAGAAGCTTATTTAGAAGCAGCAAAGGAGCTCGGTATCAAGATTGGCCTTGCTTCCAGCTCAGACTATAAATGGGTGTCTGATCACCTAAAGCAGATTGGTCTTTTCGACTACTTTGAATGTATCCGCACGTCAGATGATGTGGAAGAAGTGAAACCAAATCCAGAGCTTTATTTGCAAACCGCACGATGCTTAGGGGTCGAGCCAAAAGATTGCGTGGCATTTGAGGATTCTGTGAATGGATCAGTAGCTGCCAAACGAGCAGGTATGAAATGTGTGATCGTTCCAAACAAAGTCACGAGCACGCTTCAATTTGAAGAATATGATGTCAGATTAGAATCCATGGCTGAAATCGAATTGCTCCAGCTATTCCATCAGCTTGAAAAAGAGGATCAGTAA
- a CDS encoding VOC family protein — protein MGRQSKHLYINLPVNHVKESIAFFEQLGFEFEEQFTSDQAACMVIDDAITVMLLSLRHFQSISEKQLVDAKKASEVIISMRVHSREEVDDLVEQAIAAGGSPFKEKQDHEFMYGWSFQDLDGHLWEVFYMDEERSGLS, from the coding sequence ATGGGGCGACAATCTAAACATCTGTATATTAATTTGCCGGTAAATCATGTGAAGGAATCAATCGCTTTTTTTGAGCAGCTAGGCTTTGAATTTGAGGAGCAGTTTACGAGTGATCAGGCGGCCTGTATGGTCATTGATGATGCGATCACTGTCATGCTGTTATCTCTTAGGCATTTTCAATCCATTTCAGAGAAACAATTAGTGGATGCAAAAAAGGCATCAGAGGTGATTATCTCTATGCGCGTGCATTCACGAGAAGAGGTCGATGATCTTGTTGAACAGGCAATAGCGGCAGGCGGTTCACCTTTTAAGGAAAAGCAGGATCATGAGTTTATGTATGGATGGAGCTTTCAGGATCTAGATGGTCATTTGTGGGAAGTATTTTATATGGATGAGGAAAGAAGCGGCCTTTCTTAA
- a CDS encoding AEC family transporter: MEFLLVLLPVFGIFLIGYIGQKAIGFDIHTLSTMSLYLMSPFLAFETFYQNKVSMDYVYLSIFVVGLCLALILCVFILSRIYGYSNETYCAMILSSAFMNNGNYGTPVVLLVFGAAGLDIAIVLMVLQQLVMSTIGMYYAAKGGEDAGDGKVVLKKVLRMPVAYGALIGLLFQLIDLSLPKELMTGIQLVGNAAIPTIMLILGMQLAVISFKQVDYRHISYAVLLKLFISPLIAFGFTLILPVDDMVKQIMILVAAMPTAANTTLMAVQFRTKPEFVSSTTFLSTILSIVTLPVLLWILSMHPLG, from the coding sequence ATGGAGTTTTTACTTGTCTTACTGCCAGTGTTCGGCATATTCCTGATCGGGTATATCGGGCAGAAGGCGATCGGTTTTGATATACATACGCTCTCAACAATGTCTTTATACTTAATGTCACCATTTCTTGCGTTTGAAACCTTTTATCAAAACAAAGTGTCGATGGACTATGTATATCTATCCATTTTTGTTGTCGGGCTTTGTCTTGCACTTATTTTATGTGTCTTTATTTTATCTCGTATTTATGGGTATTCGAATGAAACGTATTGCGCCATGATTCTGTCGTCAGCTTTTATGAACAATGGAAATTATGGTACGCCTGTTGTGCTGCTTGTCTTTGGAGCAGCAGGTTTGGATATTGCCATCGTATTGATGGTGCTGCAGCAGCTTGTCATGAGTACAATCGGCATGTATTATGCAGCAAAGGGCGGAGAGGATGCAGGAGATGGAAAGGTCGTTTTGAAAAAAGTGCTGCGTATGCCAGTTGCTTACGGTGCGCTCATCGGTCTATTATTTCAGCTGATTGACCTTTCATTACCTAAAGAGCTGATGACGGGTATTCAGCTTGTTGGGAATGCTGCCATACCGACGATTATGCTTATTTTAGGCATGCAGCTTGCAGTGATCTCGTTTAAACAAGTGGATTATCGCCATATTTCTTATGCTGTTTTGCTGAAGCTGTTTATCTCCCCACTTATCGCATTTGGCTTTACGCTTATTTTACCGGTAGACGATATGGTGAAACAAATTATGATTTTAGTGGCAGCCATGCCGACAGCAGCAAATACAACGCTGATGGCTGTACAATTTCGAACGAAGCCTGAGTTTGTCTCAAGCACGACATTTCTCAGTACCATCTTAAGTATCGTGACATTACCAGTTTTATTATGGATTTTATCCATGCACCCTCTGGGATAG
- a CDS encoding 5'-nucleotidase C-terminal domain-containing protein, which yields MKRMLSIRMICCLVLVIFSLQSLLPGMSAVSEVSASEKKEIKKIVQIKKARQLIGETVTVSGIVTADQSAIGNGKLSTYIQDKSAGINVYSAQPNHFPELKAGMKVTVTGKIMSYKGLIEIVPDQGSLKVDTVNQPLPKAKRVSVKQLEMEQAGKHEGRLVKVKGYVETKPAQPAGGGYNVVIIDKKYHSTTLRVMVDTNVIDKVKTGKWYEFTGVLSRYDTLQVLPRHQDDINLLKRQPKPPKMKKEYKATVDRVVDGDTIHLKKPVLGTTKVRFVNMDTPETYHQPKSELDKNQLRFGQQATDYLKTLLSSGDQVTLKIGPEAKDHYGRLLAQVKTKKGLNTNLELVKKGYAPTYFIWPIGDEKDYHTYQKAVKEAKEKGLGIWDEAVPLLEQPFEFRAREQKKGLTRYVGDSSVKTYVSPDKWKEIDVDKRIFFASKEEAEQAGYEPVKDAGEVPLTILSMNDLHGKIDQEYELDLKGDGNKAMYGRMDYVAAYMKQKQAAHKNTITVHAGDMIGGSSPISSLLQDEPTVELMENIGFDVGTVGNHEFDEGVDELLRILNGGDHPKGTKGYDGQNFPLVCANCEYKDTGKPLLPAYEIIDVEGIPIAFIGVVTKSAAGMVMPEGIKDIQFTDEVKAVNEATKELKQKGIKAIAVLAHMTASQNGDTITGESAKLAKEGDEEIDVIFAGHNHEVVNGEVNGKLIVQAFEYGKAIGEVNVTLDRKTKDIVKKSANIQYVDQAGIEKDKEAADILAHYGKEVEPIISEVVGEAGVKMEGGYSNDGDTPLGNLIADGMRYSMKSDFAMMNGGGIRQNLEKGPIKWRDLFNIQPFGNVLVKLEIKGKDLVEIIEAQISPQFGPDYSISGFSYSYDPVTYKVVDLKLPDGSALALDQTYTLTVNNFMATATGSKYAPIGRLGQNPETGPEDLEATVDFVKSFEGASIVYQKEGRIQKAKQEEKAAS from the coding sequence ATGAAACGAATGTTATCTATTCGAATGATTTGTTGTTTGGTTTTGGTGATCTTTAGTTTGCAGTCCTTATTGCCTGGCATGTCCGCAGTGAGCGAGGTCAGTGCATCTGAAAAGAAAGAAATAAAAAAGATTGTGCAGATCAAAAAAGCCCGTCAGCTCATAGGAGAGACCGTGACGGTAAGTGGCATTGTAACAGCAGATCAATCAGCTATAGGCAATGGAAAACTGTCCACATACATTCAAGACAAATCAGCCGGAATCAATGTTTATTCAGCCCAGCCCAATCACTTCCCGGAACTAAAAGCAGGGATGAAGGTGACAGTGACTGGTAAGATCATGTCTTATAAAGGACTGATTGAAATTGTGCCAGATCAAGGTAGTCTGAAGGTAGATACTGTGAACCAACCCTTGCCAAAGGCGAAGCGAGTGTCTGTGAAGCAGCTAGAAATGGAACAAGCAGGTAAACATGAAGGAAGACTAGTGAAGGTCAAAGGCTATGTAGAGACAAAACCAGCTCAGCCGGCTGGCGGTGGATACAATGTGGTGATCATTGATAAAAAATATCACAGCACCACACTGAGAGTGATGGTCGATACGAATGTGATTGATAAAGTAAAGACAGGGAAATGGTACGAGTTTACAGGGGTGTTAAGCAGGTATGATACGCTGCAGGTGCTTCCAAGACATCAGGATGATATCAATCTTCTCAAACGCCAGCCAAAGCCGCCAAAGATGAAGAAAGAATACAAAGCAACGGTTGACCGTGTGGTGGATGGAGATACGATTCATTTAAAGAAGCCCGTTCTAGGTACAACAAAGGTGCGTTTTGTGAATATGGACACGCCAGAAACGTATCATCAGCCAAAAAGTGAATTAGACAAAAACCAATTGCGTTTTGGACAGCAAGCGACTGACTATTTAAAAACACTACTTTCGAGCGGTGACCAAGTCACATTAAAAATTGGTCCTGAAGCTAAGGATCACTATGGACGTCTTTTAGCTCAGGTGAAAACCAAAAAAGGGTTAAATACAAATCTAGAGCTTGTGAAAAAAGGATATGCCCCTACTTATTTCATCTGGCCAATTGGAGATGAAAAGGACTATCATACGTATCAAAAAGCAGTAAAAGAAGCAAAGGAAAAAGGACTGGGCATTTGGGACGAAGCGGTCCCTCTGCTTGAACAGCCGTTTGAATTTAGAGCACGTGAACAGAAAAAAGGACTGACACGCTATGTTGGCGATTCATCTGTCAAAACCTACGTGTCCCCTGACAAATGGAAAGAAATCGATGTGGATAAACGGATCTTTTTTGCTTCTAAAGAAGAAGCAGAGCAGGCTGGTTACGAGCCGGTAAAGGATGCGGGCGAAGTACCATTAACGATTTTAAGTATGAATGATTTACACGGTAAAATTGATCAAGAATACGAATTGGATTTAAAAGGTGACGGCAATAAAGCCATGTACGGGCGGATGGATTATGTCGCAGCCTATATGAAGCAAAAACAAGCAGCGCACAAAAATACGATTACGGTCCATGCTGGAGATATGATTGGCGGGAGCTCTCCAATATCTTCACTTCTGCAAGATGAACCAACCGTTGAACTCATGGAGAACATTGGATTTGATGTCGGCACGGTTGGCAACCATGAATTCGATGAAGGGGTAGACGAGCTATTGCGTATCTTAAATGGTGGAGATCATCCAAAAGGGACAAAGGGGTATGACGGACAGAACTTTCCGCTCGTTTGTGCGAACTGTGAGTACAAGGATACAGGTAAACCGCTTTTACCGGCTTACGAAATCATTGATGTTGAAGGAATCCCTATCGCATTTATCGGCGTTGTGACCAAGTCTGCGGCAGGAATGGTCATGCCAGAAGGGATTAAAGACATTCAGTTTACAGATGAAGTCAAAGCCGTGAATGAAGCCACGAAGGAATTAAAACAAAAAGGAATTAAAGCTATAGCGGTTTTAGCTCATATGACAGCCTCTCAAAATGGCGATACCATCACTGGAGAGAGTGCAAAGCTTGCCAAAGAAGGTGATGAAGAAATTGATGTCATTTTTGCAGGTCATAATCACGAAGTGGTCAATGGAGAGGTCAATGGAAAATTAATTGTGCAAGCCTTTGAATACGGGAAGGCGATTGGCGAAGTCAATGTGACACTTGACCGTAAAACGAAGGATATCGTCAAAAAGAGTGCAAATATCCAGTATGTAGATCAGGCTGGAATAGAAAAGGACAAGGAAGCAGCAGACATCTTGGCTCATTACGGGAAAGAAGTGGAGCCGATTATTAGTGAGGTTGTTGGAGAAGCCGGGGTCAAAATGGAAGGCGGCTATTCAAATGATGGAGACACGCCGCTTGGTAATTTGATTGCGGATGGTATGAGATATTCAATGAAAAGTGACTTTGCCATGATGAATGGAGGCGGTATTAGGCAAAACCTTGAAAAAGGGCCGATAAAATGGAGAGATCTCTTTAATATTCAGCCATTTGGCAACGTTCTAGTCAAACTAGAGATCAAGGGAAAAGACTTAGTAGAGATCATAGAAGCACAAATTTCTCCACAATTTGGACCAGATTATAGCATTTCAGGCTTTTCATATTCCTATGATCCTGTAACATATAAAGTAGTCGACTTGAAGCTGCCAGATGGTTCAGCCCTAGCTCTCGATCAAACGTATACACTCACTGTGAATAACTTCATGGCAACAGCAACTGGCAGTAAATATGCACCAATCGGCAGGCTTGGACAAAACCCTGAAACTGGCCCAGAAGATTTAGAAGCCACTGTCGATTTTGTGAAAAGCTTTGAGGGAGCTTCCATTGTGTATCAAAAAGAGGGACGAATTCAAAAAGCAAAACAAGAAGAAAAAGCAGCAAGCTAA